A region from the Candidatus Magasanikbacteria bacterium genome encodes:
- the atpA gene encoding F0F1 ATP synthase subunit alpha, translating to MSNIVVEKLKKQIASFEQTVQVEEVGNVLTAGDGIAKLSGLTNCQAQEMLEFPGGVIGLAFNLEEETVGAIILGDYKDIKEGDVVKRTGKILSLPVSDEIVGRVVNALGQPIDGKGDMKVGKFMPLERVAPGVMTRTPVNKPLQTGIKAVDALIPIGRGQRELIIGDRQVGKTAIAIDTIINQKGQNVKCIYVAVGQKESKIARIVAQLEEAGAMEYTTIVLAGASEPAPMSYLAPYSGVSIAEYFSEKGEDVLVVFDDLTKQAWAYRELSLLMRRPPGREAYPGDVFYLHSRLLERACNLNEENGGGSITALPIIETQAGDVSAYIPTNVISITDGQIFLEADLFYKGVRPALNVGLSVSRVGGSAQIKPMKKVAGKLKLDLAQFRELEAFSQFASDLDPETKKQIERGRRVTEMLKQLQYSPLSVELQVVSIYAVNNGYFDDVEIGEVGVLEVKLHEFMKKIKSDLLSRIAKGEWSEDVENGLKESLEESKKQ from the coding sequence ATGAGCAATATAGTAGTGGAAAAATTAAAAAAACAAATCGCTTCTTTTGAACAAACTGTACAAGTTGAAGAGGTTGGGAATGTATTGACAGCAGGAGACGGAATTGCAAAGTTGAGTGGTCTTACAAATTGTCAGGCACAGGAAATGTTAGAATTTCCAGGTGGAGTGATTGGTTTGGCATTTAACTTGGAAGAAGAAACTGTTGGTGCGATTATTTTGGGAGATTATAAAGACATCAAAGAAGGTGATGTTGTAAAAAGAACAGGAAAAATTCTTTCTCTGCCTGTTTCAGACGAAATAGTAGGTCGCGTGGTAAATGCTTTGGGACAGCCAATAGATGGAAAAGGGGATATGAAGGTGGGCAAATTTATGCCTTTGGAAAGAGTTGCTCCTGGAGTAATGACCAGAACTCCTGTAAACAAACCACTTCAAACAGGTATTAAGGCAGTTGATGCACTTATTCCAATTGGAAGAGGTCAGCGTGAACTTATTATTGGCGATAGGCAGGTTGGAAAGACTGCCATTGCAATCGATACAATCATTAACCAAAAAGGTCAAAATGTAAAATGTATTTATGTCGCTGTCGGTCAAAAAGAATCAAAAATTGCTCGCATTGTGGCACAATTAGAAGAGGCTGGGGCAATGGAATATACAACAATTGTGTTGGCTGGAGCGTCAGAACCAGCACCAATGTCTTATCTTGCTCCATATTCTGGAGTTTCAATTGCAGAATATTTTTCTGAAAAAGGTGAAGATGTTTTAGTTGTATTTGACGACTTAACAAAACAAGCTTGGGCTTATCGCGAACTTTCTCTTTTGATGCGTCGTCCACCGGGTCGTGAGGCTTATCCTGGAGATGTGTTTTATCTCCATTCCCGTCTTTTGGAGCGTGCTTGCAATTTGAATGAAGAAAATGGAGGTGGTTCTATTACAGCACTTCCTATTATTGAGACTCAAGCAGGGGATGTGAGTGCATATATTCCAACAAATGTAATTTCTATCACAGATGGACAGATTTTCTTGGAGGCAGACTTGTTTTACAAAGGTGTTCGTCCAGCTTTAAATGTTGGTTTATCAGTTTCTCGTGTTGGTGGCTCAGCTCAAATAAAGCCAATGAAAAAAGTTGCTGGTAAGTTGAAGTTAGACTTGGCACAATTTCGTGAACTAGAAGCTTTCTCACAATTTGCAAGTGATTTGGATCCTGAAACAAAAAAGCAAATTGAAAGAGGAAGGAGAGTTACAGAAATGTTGAAACAATTGCAATATTCACCTTTGTCTGTGGAGCTTCAAGTCGTATCTATTTATGCTGTAAATAATGGTTATTTTGACGATGTTGAGATAGGTGAAGTTGGAGTTTTGGAAGTAAAACTTCATGAATTTATGAAAAAAATAAAATCAGATTTGTTATCTAGAATTGCAAAAGGTGAATGGAGCGAAGATGTTGAGAATGGTCTAAAAGAATCTCTTGAAGAAAGTAAAAAACAATAG
- the atpD gene encoding F0F1 ATP synthase subunit beta gives MENNKGKIVQIIGVVIDVAFSENMPAIYNALEVKMPNGDILVLETQQHLGEGVVRTISMGSTDGLKRGVEVLDTGAAISVPVGPETLGRMFDVVGNEIDGKKPVKTKKKYPIHRKAPKFTEQSTKSEVLETGIKVIDLFCPFLKGGKVGLFGGAGVGKTVIIQELIRNIAQEHGGFSMFAGVGERTREGNDLYREMEESGVLDKTALVFGQMNEPPGARARVALTALAMAEYFRDEEGKDLLLFVDNIFRFTQAGSEVSALLGRMPSAVGYQPTLATEMGALQERITSTDKGSITSVQAVYVPADDLTDPAPATTFAHLDSTVVLNRSLAALGIYPAVDPLDSSSTILDPNVVGEEHYRTAREVQQVLQRYKDLQDIIAILGMEELSDEDKMAVSRARKIQKFLSQPFFVAEQFTGTEGKYVKLEDTIRGFREILDGKHDDKSEQSFYMKGSIDEVK, from the coding sequence ATGGAAAATAATAAAGGAAAAATAGTTCAGATTATTGGTGTGGTTATAGACGTGGCATTTTCAGAAAATATGCCCGCTATTTATAATGCCCTAGAGGTAAAAATGCCAAATGGCGATATTTTAGTTTTAGAAACTCAACAGCATTTGGGAGAAGGTGTTGTGCGTACAATTTCAATGGGTAGTACAGACGGATTAAAGCGTGGAGTTGAGGTTTTAGACACTGGAGCTGCTATTTCTGTGCCAGTTGGTCCAGAAACTTTGGGAAGAATGTTTGATGTGGTTGGAAATGAAATTGATGGAAAAAAACCAGTTAAAACAAAAAAGAAATATCCAATTCACAGAAAAGCTCCTAAATTTACGGAGCAATCTACAAAATCAGAAGTTTTGGAGACAGGAATAAAAGTTATCGACTTATTTTGTCCATTCTTGAAAGGTGGAAAGGTCGGTTTGTTTGGTGGAGCTGGTGTAGGAAAAACAGTTATTATCCAAGAATTGATTCGTAATATTGCCCAAGAACATGGAGGATTTTCTATGTTTGCTGGAGTAGGCGAGCGTACTCGTGAAGGAAATGACCTTTATCGTGAAATGGAAGAGTCTGGAGTTTTGGACAAAACAGCTTTAGTTTTTGGGCAGATGAATGAACCACCAGGAGCTCGTGCTCGTGTGGCTTTGACAGCTCTTGCAATGGCAGAATATTTTCGTGATGAAGAGGGGAAAGACTTGTTGTTGTTTGTAGACAATATATTTCGTTTTACACAGGCTGGTTCAGAGGTTTCAGCACTTTTAGGAAGAATGCCTTCAGCTGTTGGATATCAACCAACTTTGGCTACAGAAATGGGAGCCCTGCAAGAAAGAATTACTTCTACTGATAAAGGCTCCATTACTTCTGTGCAAGCTGTGTACGTGCCAGCAGATGACCTTACAGACCCAGCTCCTGCTACAACATTTGCTCATTTAGATTCAACTGTTGTTTTGAACAGATCTTTGGCAGCTTTGGGGATTTATCCTGCTGTTGACCCACTTGATTCATCTTCTACAATTTTGGATCCAAATGTTGTTGGAGAGGAGCATTATAGAACAGCTCGTGAAGTACAGCAAGTGTTGCAGAGGTATAAAGATTTGCAAGATATTATCGCAATTCTAGGAATGGAAGAGCTTTCAGATGAAGACAAAATGGCAGTTTCCAGAGCTCGTAAAATTCAAAAATTTCTTTCACAGCCTTTCTTCGTTGCAGAACAGTTTACAGGAACAGAAGGTAAATATGTAAAATTGGAAGATACAATTCGCGGGTTTAGAGAAATTCTAGATGGAAAACATGATGACAAATCAGAGCAGTCATTTTATATGAAAGGGAGTATTGACGAAGTAAAATAA
- the atpC gene encoding ATP synthase F1 subunit epsilon gives MLKFKIATPEKVVYEDEIFQVTIPTIAGEITVLPNHIPLVGVLKAGELRIKDKEGEHPFAVFGGFLEIRGDNELIILADNIERVAEIDLERAEEARRRAEEQMAQIENRGDVDYARLQAIIERETNRLRISKKYRK, from the coding sequence ATGTTAAAATTTAAAATCGCTACACCAGAAAAAGTAGTTTACGAAGACGAAATTTTTCAGGTGACAATCCCAACAATTGCCGGAGAGATAACAGTTTTACCAAACCATATACCGCTTGTAGGTGTTTTGAAAGCTGGGGAACTTCGTATAAAAGACAAAGAAGGTGAACATCCTTTTGCGGTTTTTGGCGGATTTTTGGAAATTAGAGGCGACAACGAATTGATCATTTTAGCAGACAACATAGAAAGAGTTGCAGAAATTGATTTAGAAAGAGCTGAGGAAGCAAGAAGAAGAGCAGAAGAGCAAATGGCTCAAATTGAAAATAGAGGTGACGTTGATTATGCGAGACTACAGGCTATTATTGAACGGGAGACAAACCGTTTGAGAATATCTAAAAAATATCGTAAATAA
- a CDS encoding bacteriohemerythrin: MSFFWKKEYSLGIDIIDEQHKKFVEIVNRFNDTVDIPKSKDLISGMFEEVLEHIKFHFKTEEDYFDKFHYKNAKIHKKYHDKFIKEIQDLKKENIENKIKVTHKLVKHLIDWLLIHLDKEDKKYVKCFKENGLK, encoded by the coding sequence ATGTCATTTTTTTGGAAGAAAGAATATAGTTTGGGGATTGATATTATAGATGAACAGCATAAAAAATTTGTAGAAATTGTAAATAGATTTAATGATACTGTGGATATCCCAAAATCCAAGGATTTAATCTCTGGGATGTTTGAGGAGGTTTTAGAACATATAAAATTTCATTTTAAAACAGAAGAAGATTATTTTGATAAGTTTCACTATAAAAATGCAAAAATTCATAAAAAATATCACGATAAGTTTATAAAAGAAATTCAAGATTTAAAAAAAGAAAATATCGAAAATAAAATAAAAGTTACACACAAATTAGTAAAACATTTGATAGATTGGCTACTCATCCACTTGGATAAAGAGGATAAGAAATATGTAAAATGTTTCAAAGAAAATGGTTTAAAATAA
- a CDS encoding efflux RND transporter permease subunit, producing MPENVKNKFIDILFNNGKILFLVFVFLVVFGGISVSQMQKQGFPDVNVNIASVNVVYPNASETQVEKEVLIPLENTLKEMEDVEEYKTIAGNSFGTAIVTFDAKADVNDAIADLNTKMAGVKLPEGAKDPVVNKFSVAGPGEFLLGITGYGDEWELYSKGNELQSILQKLDGVKEVNVQNELTPQVVISFDNDRLVEKGLSRKQVEDALAMAEFKAPAGSFNGDDESVSIILEKSISTLDDVKNFVVGEGIVLADIAEISTTLNNNDFYNRTGFREENKEKLSVERSLVYAIKMESGADILDLDDSIRIVLAELNEEEFGKYVMLYNQADDTRRQIEEITQSIFGGNIDGWGKLGFLGYMFGGLAFVVLLLLLFMNLRVALLAAASIPLSLFFSFIYLNSVGIEMNTLVLFSMVLTIGLVIDPSIVFLESLQRFKDQGFSARESAAKTWNTVGSGVFLAVSTNILVFVPFGIVSGFFGEIIKYIPATVIPAMVASMVIPAIFFTSLAARIFKKRSIVNVEGIDSEIIGTWKVGQWIGKSIKWLLGKTKPRFVLRIVLFFTILSLPFISGGVLIKTGAIEVVQFSSSKDAVFLLIEGDISNEWSFEKAVYDIVVPVQDVLKNTPEIENFSFYQQNGNSFVILAQLLSINERADKEMRTSDEVAEFMNNSFEELNLDADIKASTNGEGPPQDSFPIRVRLMGDETESLMIAVEDIKAYLSGIEDIERVEDNVSEGSSGGAITLVLDVENKNAQNPFLIYSSLNERLAENELGDIELNGKNYEIISKITPEIVSEQDLLDIPVPTMEEVIYEQTLTKMRVQGIQNPERFVEKPEVVTVADIISEKENKESTTIQRVNGDRYVEVYASVKDGGDSGKIQNDLEDYLSKEKLEELGLSEDALNYEGTADSITQSFTDLLVALAIAIFMIYVLLVGFFKSYIKPFIILFAIPLGLVGVFFALWITTGQLGFLELLGVVTMAGIVVNVTILLIDYANQLKRTGKSTAEAISTAVTVRFRPIILTQLTALGSLAPLVFLSPFWKGLAASIIFGILSSAILSLFMTPILYQWVESGAESFKRIRRKIVYRFKRNK from the coding sequence ATGCCTGAAAATGTAAAAAATAAATTTATAGATATTCTATTTAATAATGGAAAAATACTTTTTTTGGTATTTGTATTCTTAGTTGTATTTGGCGGAATTTCTGTTTCACAAATGCAAAAACAAGGATTTCCAGATGTGAATGTAAATATTGCTAGTGTAAATGTAGTATACCCAAACGCAAGTGAAACGCAGGTGGAAAAAGAGGTTTTGATTCCATTGGAGAATACTTTAAAAGAAATGGAGGATGTGGAGGAATATAAAACTATTGCTGGAAATTCTTTTGGTACAGCGATTGTGACATTTGATGCAAAAGCAGATGTAAATGACGCAATTGCAGATTTGAATACAAAAATGGCAGGAGTAAAATTGCCAGAAGGTGCAAAAGATCCTGTGGTGAATAAATTTTCTGTAGCAGGTCCTGGAGAGTTTTTGCTTGGAATTACAGGCTATGGAGATGAGTGGGAACTATATAGTAAAGGAAATGAATTGCAAAGTATATTGCAAAAATTAGATGGTGTAAAGGAGGTAAATGTTCAAAATGAATTGACACCTCAGGTAGTAATTTCTTTTGATAACGATAGGTTGGTTGAAAAAGGTCTTTCTCGTAAGCAAGTAGAAGATGCATTGGCCATGGCAGAATTTAAAGCTCCAGCAGGCTCTTTTAATGGAGACGATGAGTCTGTTAGTATTATATTGGAAAAGAGTATTTCGACTCTGGATGATGTGAAAAATTTTGTTGTTGGAGAGGGTATTGTTTTGGCAGATATCGCAGAAATTAGCACAACATTAAACAATAATGATTTTTATAACCGTACTGGATTTAGAGAGGAAAATAAAGAAAAATTAAGCGTGGAGCGTTCTTTGGTTTATGCTATAAAAATGGAAAGCGGGGCAGATATTTTGGATTTAGACGATAGTATCAGAATTGTTTTGGCAGAGCTAAATGAGGAGGAATTTGGAAAATATGTGATGCTTTATAATCAAGCAGACGATACTCGTCGTCAAATTGAGGAGATTACACAGAGTATTTTTGGTGGGAATATAGATGGTTGGGGAAAGCTTGGATTTTTGGGTTATATGTTTGGTGGGCTTGCATTTGTAGTGTTACTTTTGCTTTTGTTTATGAATTTGCGTGTAGCATTGCTTGCTGCAGCGTCCATTCCACTTTCATTATTTTTCTCTTTTATTTATTTAAATTCTGTTGGAATTGAGATGAATACTTTGGTTTTATTTTCAATGGTATTGACTATTGGACTTGTGATAGACCCAAGTATTGTATTTTTGGAGTCACTGCAACGCTTCAAAGATCAGGGTTTTTCAGCTCGTGAATCTGCTGCAAAGACTTGGAATACTGTAGGATCTGGTGTGTTTTTGGCAGTTTCTACAAATATCTTAGTTTTTGTACCGTTTGGTATTGTTTCTGGATTTTTTGGTGAAATTATCAAATATATTCCAGCAACTGTTATTCCGGCAATGGTTGCTTCTATGGTAATTCCAGCAATATTTTTTACATCGCTTGCGGCAAGAATATTCAAAAAACGCAGTATAGTAAATGTAGAAGGGATTGATAGTGAAATTATAGGAACATGGAAGGTTGGGCAGTGGATTGGCAAAAGTATAAAATGGCTTTTGGGTAAGACAAAACCAAGGTTTGTGCTAAGAATAGTCTTATTTTTTACAATTCTATCTCTCCCGTTTATTTCTGGTGGAGTACTTATAAAAACAGGTGCTATTGAGGTTGTGCAGTTTTCTTCATCCAAAGATGCTGTATTTCTTTTGATAGAAGGTGACATTTCAAATGAATGGTCTTTTGAAAAGGCTGTTTATGATATTGTTGTTCCGGTTCAAGATGTTTTGAAAAATACTCCAGAAATAGAGAATTTTAGTTTTTATCAACAAAATGGAAATTCATTTGTAATACTAGCGCAATTACTATCAATAAATGAAAGAGCTGATAAAGAAATGCGAACTTCGGACGAAGTTGCAGAGTTTATGAATAATTCTTTTGAAGAATTAAATCTGGATGCGGATATTAAAGCTTCTACAAATGGCGAAGGTCCTCCGCAAGATTCATTTCCAATTCGTGTAAGATTGATGGGGGATGAGACCGAATCTTTGATGATAGCAGTAGAAGATATTAAAGCATATTTGAGTGGAATAGAAGATATTGAACGCGTGGAAGATAATGTTTCAGAAGGAAGTTCTGGTGGAGCAATTACACTCGTCTTGGATGTTGAAAATAAAAATGCACAAAATCCATTTTTGATCTATTCTTCACTAAATGAGCGTTTGGCTGAAAATGAATTGGGTGATATTGAATTGAACGGTAAGAATTATGAGATTATTTCAAAGATTACACCAGAGATTGTTTCTGAACAGGATTTACTAGATATTCCAGTTCCAACAATGGAAGAAGTGATTTATGAACAAACCTTGACTAAAATGAGAGTACAAGGAATTCAAAATCCAGAGAGGTTTGTAGAAAAACCAGAAGTTGTGACTGTGGCAGATATTATTTCTGAAAAAGAAAATAAAGAATCAACTACGATTCAGCGTGTGAACGGCGATAGATATGTAGAAGTTTATGCATCTGTAAAAGATGGTGGTGATTCTGGAAAAATCCAAAATGATTTGGAAGATTATCTATCAAAAGAAAAATTGGAAGAGTTGGGGTTGAGTGAAGATGCACTTAATTATGAAGGAACTGCAGATTCTATTACACAATCCTTTACAGATTTGCTTGTTGCTTTGGCGATTGCAATATTTATGATTTATGTTTTGTTAGTTGGATTTTTCAAGTCTTATATAAAACCATTTATCATTTTGTTTGCGATTCCACTTGGATTGGTTGGAGTATTCTTTGCACTTTGGATTACAACTGGACAGCTTGGATTTTTGGAGTTGCTTGGTGTTGTCACAATGGCAGGAATTGTGGTAAATGTGACCATTTTGCTTATTGATTATGCAAACCAACTGAAGAGAACAGGGAAGAGTACAGCAGAAGCTATTTCTACTGCAGTGACTGTAAGGTTTAGACCTATTATTTTAACACAACTTACTGCACTTGGAAGTTTGGCGCCACTTGTATTCTTATCTCCATTCTGGAAAGGATTGGCAGCGTCTATTATATTTGGAATTTTGTCTTCAGCAATATTATCATTGTTTATGACTCCAATTCTATACCAATGGGTTGAGTCTGGAGCAGAAAGCTTCAAAAGAATTCGTAGAAAAATAGTTTATAGATTTAAAAGAAATAAATAA
- a CDS encoding ATP synthase F0 subunit C, translating into MDHQSIVVIAKALTIAIGGIAPALAIGRLVAKAMEAIGRNPEAAGKVFVPMLLGAAFAEAIAIYALVVVFTLV; encoded by the coding sequence ATGGATCATCAATCAATAGTGGTAATTGCAAAAGCACTTACAATTGCTATCGGTGGTATAGCTCCAGCACTAGCAATCGGTCGTTTGGTTGCAAAAGCTATGGAAGCTATTGGACGCAATCCAGAAGCGGCAGGAAAGGTATTTGTACCAATGCTTTTGGGCGCAGCTTTCGCAGAGGCGATTGCTATTTATGCACTTGTAGTTGTTTTTACTTTAGTGTAA
- the atpG gene encoding ATP synthase F1 subunit gamma, with product MAVNTKIIKRRLRSIGNIGKITKAMELVSAAKMRKAIEATLNTRVYATLAWELLVNLSKSVKGSIPLLQERPVKKVLVVLITSNRGLCGSFNSNIIKKTTKLLSDDKMLGNGTVEVIGIGKKGADFAKKNNYNLIASFSELSNVPKLSDISPISKMIIESFIAEKYDKVILAYTDFKSSLSQVAVLRQLLPISQKDLEETINALGADDGADKTEAFGKNKNDLTDYIFEPNREEVLKILLPRLVDVQIYQAVLESSASEHSSRMMAMKSANEAADDMIKELNLSFNKARQASITQEIAEIAGGAVVLE from the coding sequence ATGGCTGTTAATACTAAAATAATTAAAAGAAGGCTTCGTTCTATTGGAAATATTGGTAAAATTACCAAAGCAATGGAATTGGTTTCTGCAGCAAAAATGCGTAAAGCTATTGAAGCTACTTTGAATACAAGAGTTTATGCAACGCTTGCGTGGGAATTATTGGTAAATTTGTCTAAAAGTGTAAAAGGTAGTATCCCACTTTTACAAGAGCGTCCAGTAAAAAAAGTTTTAGTAGTTTTAATTACCTCAAACAGAGGACTTTGTGGAAGTTTCAATTCGAATATTATTAAAAAAACAACTAAACTTTTATCTGATGATAAAATGTTGGGAAATGGAACAGTAGAAGTAATTGGAATTGGAAAAAAAGGAGCTGATTTTGCAAAGAAAAATAACTATAATTTAATAGCTAGTTTTAGTGAATTATCAAATGTTCCAAAACTTTCAGACATTTCTCCAATTAGTAAGATGATTATAGAAAGTTTTATAGCAGAAAAATATGATAAAGTTATTTTAGCTTATACAGACTTCAAATCTAGTCTATCGCAAGTTGCTGTTTTGAGACAGCTTTTGCCAATTTCACAAAAAGATTTAGAAGAGACTATAAACGCACTTGGAGCTGATGACGGTGCGGATAAAACAGAAGCTTTTGGTAAAAATAAAAATGATTTAACCGATTATATTTTTGAACCAAACAGAGAAGAGGTTTTAAAAATTTTATTACCAAGACTTGTTGATGTTCAGATTTATCAGGCAGTGTTAGAATCATCTGCAAGTGAGCACAGCTCTAGAATGATGGCAATGAAAAGTGCAAATGAAGCAGCAGATGATATGATTAAAGAATTAAATTTAAGTTTTAACAAAGCTCGTCAGGCAAGTATTACGCAAGAAATTGCGGAAATTGCAGGTGGTGCAGTAGTATTAGAGTAA
- the atpF gene encoding F0F1 ATP synthase subunit B has translation MSTNLVENTAEAYSATEQTSQTVENTADQSVAASLGLNTQLFAFQFLNFAIVSVILWFLILKPLIKKMEERKNIIDDSLDKAKEIETKLQMSEQVYQEKIDEAKVSANKVLEDTYKKSEEMAIEMKDNAKMEIEQLVKQAKSKIEAEKNAMIEGVKNNSVELVMLAVEKIIREKMDSSKDKEIIEEALKNLKK, from the coding sequence ATGTCTACAAATTTAGTAGAAAATACTGCCGAAGCATATTCAGCTACAGAACAAACTTCTCAAACAGTAGAAAATACAGCAGATCAAAGCGTCGCAGCCTCATTGGGTTTAAATACTCAATTATTTGCTTTTCAATTTTTAAACTTTGCAATTGTTTCAGTTATTTTGTGGTTTTTAATTCTAAAGCCTCTTATAAAAAAGATGGAAGAGCGAAAAAATATAATAGATGATAGTTTGGATAAGGCAAAAGAAATTGAAACTAAGCTTCAAATGAGCGAACAAGTTTACCAAGAAAAAATAGACGAAGCAAAAGTAAGTGCAAATAAAGTATTGGAAGATACATACAAAAAATCAGAAGAGATGGCTATAGAAATGAAAGATAATGCTAAAATGGAGATTGAACAATTAGTAAAACAGGCAAAAAGTAAAATAGAAGCAGAAAAGAATGCAATGATAGAGGGTGTAAAGAATAATTCTGTAGAACTTGTAATGCTAGCAGTAGAGAAAATTATAAGAGAGAAGATGGACAGTAGTAAAGACAAAGAAATAATTGAAGAAGCTTTGAAAAATTTGAAAAAGTAA
- the atpH gene encoding ATP synthase F1 subunit delta encodes MKKALIKDYARALYEVTRGVNEKELEDVLKSFIELLARDGKISKIDKIIEIYIKYEKRQKGIKEIEITSAFDVSESVVKEIKEHFGGEVEIIKKQDKEILGGLRIKLGDTIFDTSIKTQLAKMKESLI; translated from the coding sequence ATGAAAAAAGCTTTAATTAAAGATTACGCCAGAGCTTTGTATGAGGTGACACGCGGTGTAAATGAAAAAGAACTTGAGGATGTTTTGAAAAGTTTTATAGAACTTCTAGCACGAGACGGTAAAATATCAAAAATAGACAAAATAATAGAAATATACATAAAATACGAAAAAAGACAAAAAGGAATAAAAGAAATTGAAATCACTTCTGCATTCGATGTTTCAGAAAGTGTGGTAAAAGAAATAAAGGAGCATTTTGGTGGAGAGGTGGAAATAATAAAAAAACAAGACAAAGAAATTTTGGGAGGATTGAGAATAAAATTGGGAGACACAATATTTGATACAAGTATAAAAACACAATTAGCTAAAATGAAAGAAAGTTTAATCTAA
- the atpB gene encoding F0F1 ATP synthase subunit A, translated as MSASIHIPTLAPEVLFQVGSINITNTMINAWIAIIIFLVLGILLRRKLKLRPDKLQNACEYILELLLPYFDQVTGDRKRTIRFLPVVGSIFFFILLSNWLGLIPGTGSITVGHNFLLRPANTDLNLTVAMALVSVVSSHIFGFMAIGVFTHIGKFIQIKNVLKSFTKGPIAIFQAFIEFGVGVLELVSEVAKILSLSLRLFGNVFAGEVLISVISALAAAFIPTPFMLLEVLVGLIQASVFAMLTLVYLTLASEMPHGSEEH; from the coding sequence ATGTCAGCATCAATCCACATTCCTACATTAGCACCAGAAGTTTTATTTCAGGTTGGAAGCATAAATATCACAAACACAATGATAAATGCTTGGATTGCAATTATAATATTTTTGGTTTTGGGAATATTATTGAGAAGAAAATTGAAGCTTAGACCTGACAAATTACAAAATGCGTGTGAATATATTTTGGAATTACTTTTACCTTATTTTGATCAAGTGACTGGAGATAGAAAAAGAACAATTAGGTTTTTGCCTGTTGTTGGATCTATCTTCTTTTTTATTTTACTTTCAAACTGGCTTGGTTTAATTCCTGGAACTGGAAGTATTACAGTTGGACACAATTTTTTGTTGCGTCCTGCAAACACAGACTTAAATCTTACTGTCGCAATGGCGCTGGTTTCTGTTGTCTCATCACACATTTTTGGTTTTATGGCTATTGGAGTTTTTACACATATTGGAAAGTTTATCCAAATCAAAAATGTTTTAAAAAGTTTTACAAAAGGCCCTATAGCAATTTTCCAAGCATTTATAGAGTTTGGTGTTGGGGTTTTGGAGCTTGTTAGCGAGGTTGCAAAAATTCTATCCTTATCATTGCGTTTGTTTGGAAATGTATTTGCTGGAGAAGTTCTAATTTCAGTCATTAGCGCACTTGCCGCAGCTTTTATCCCAACTCCATTTATGTTATTGGAAGTTTTGGTTGGGTTAATTCAAGCTTCAGTATTCGCAATGTTAACTTTGGTTTATCTTACACTTGCGTCAGAGATGCCACACGGTAGCGAGGAGCATTAA
- a CDS encoding AtpZ/AtpI family protein — protein sequence MSLFENSRDREYAMFGLKIAGDFGVTLFAPVILFVWIGKTLDTRFDLAPLLTILGFVVAAILSALMIYRKAHRYNAQYLAIEGKGVNKEVEKK from the coding sequence ATGAGTTTATTTGAAAACTCAAGAGATCGTGAGTATGCAATGTTTGGACTAAAGATTGCGGGAGATTTTGGCGTAACACTTTTTGCACCAGTAATTTTGTTTGTTTGGATAGGAAAAACTTTGGACACTAGGTTTGATTTAGCACCACTGCTTACAATTTTGGGTTTTGTGGTTGCAGCTATTTTATCTGCACTCATGATTTACAGAAAAGCACATAGATACAACGCACAATATTTAGCGATAGAAGGAAAAGGGGTAAATAAAGAAGTTGAAAAAAAATAA